The DNA region ATAGTCAACAAATCTCTAGATTCTCATGGGATACATTGGTATATAAGATAACTTCatacacaaattatatattctcatatcaacaAGTGAGCCTAATACATAAGCTAAGCTGTAACTTCTCATGCTTTTTATAAGTATCAACTCATTAGAATGAAACAAGCCTCAAAACCTAGTTAAGAAGTGAATGATGAAAACATCAATATGACCCTGAAAATTTCAGTTTATACTTCTGATCAAACTCAAGTAAGTACCACAACTCGATCCTAGAGTATTAGGCCTCAAACATAATCAACTCAATCAAATCTTgctaaactaacaaaatcagaATCTACGAAGCAGAAACATATCAAAGGGGGAGACAAATATGATAGAATCCGAGAATTTTAGTATCCTGACCTGAAATTTTTAAAGTGAATCCGAGTCTCAGAACTCGATCTTGAGCTCATCCTTGGAATCGGAGAAATAAGAGAGGACGTAAGGAACAGCACGGACGATGACAACCCAGCCGCCGAAAAGAGCAACATGAGTACGGAGCTGCTTCAAGGCCACAGCCTTATCGGGCTTTCGCATGAACATTCCTGGAAACATGGCtgcgatcttcttcttcgtcttcctctctGATTGTGGTGGAGCTTTTCTAAGAttctaaaaccctaaccctCGATTGATTTGCccctttctcctttttcacAGTAAGATGTGGGCCGAATTTTGGACCTGAACTGCAACCAAAAAGCCTTTTAGCCAAATTGAGGAcggtttatttattttgttgataatcACTTCAACATTAACATTAAAATATGTAtcttagttaaattaaattaaatttgaccaaaaaaaaaaagaaagttaaattaaattaaatcaaatgcATATTAAAGGTTCCCAAGAATATAATTAAACTGTCCTAAAAGTGCTATCacattttttcaataaaatatattttattctgGAAATACCACAAAACTCAAACTAAActtttaaaccttcaaaattaaactttaaaccttcaatttttttttttaatcttaaataactaactataaaccctaaacctaaaatactaaaaagaaaagcaatttataatttataaacccttaaaattcatttttagacTACAAAGTTCTGTAATAATATGttttgaaataacaaaaacctaGTGTTGgtgttttggaatattttagggttttctctttatttattcaattcgggtatatttttttttgttttgttttccgatatgaaattttaattggATTCAGAAAGTTTAAACTGGTCATATGGATGGTGGCTATTTGATATGTATAAGTAATGACAGTACTTTGATATATTTACTTGGATGTATAATTAGCTGAGAGATAAGTAGAGAAGCATCATCACTAAATGTAATACATTAGCATCGGGCTATACACATGTAAGAGTCCTGAATTATGAATTTGATTAGATGAGCCAAAATTGTTCATACGAGTAACGAAAGAACACCATGAAGCATATATTATTATGgattgtcaaacaaaataacCTCACACTTTTAATTAGGAAGTGTTAAAAGCTAAGAAaagtaaactaattaaaattgtgTAGAATAGATAGTTAATTAAGTCTAGGAGAGATATtagttaaaaccaaaagagagagataaatgtaaataatgGTTAAGAAACTTCACATGATAGAGCACTCGCTAGAGTAATCTGATCCGCCACCGTAGTAAGGAGGAGGTTGGCCAGTGTAGCTATCGTGAACGACCCTTTCATCATACCCATTGGGTCGGGACCATCCGTAGTTAGGCTCATTATACCAAGGCGCCGGCTGTCCCATCACCGGCGAATAATAAGGTTGCGCCACCATAACCGCTTTAGAACTTGAAGCTGGTGCTGGTGGTAGTGCTGGTTTGGGCTTCTCTGGTTCTTTAGGCTTTTCAGCTTCTTTGGGCTTCGCAGGCTCTTTCGGCTTCTCGGCGGGAGGTTTGGGTGGATCGATGGTCTCGATGAGCTTAATAGACCCACGTCCTTTGGAACAGAGTTTGTCCATGACTTTCTCAGGACTACAGCAAACCACTTTGATTGTGACTGTGTTGCTTCCTTCATCGAACTTTTGGTCTCTTACTTCTTTTGTGTTCGCAAAGTgcaatcaaaaagaaaaagaaaaaacacagacACAAGTTAATATTATTACTATGAAACATTCCGAACCAAAATATGTAATGAGGTAAAGCTAGCTAGCTGCCAAAAAAAGGAACATACGAGGTATGCTGCAAAGAGCTTTCCTGACTTGTGCGAAATTCTTTTCGGAACTGAGAGGCTCCGTCTTCAATTTCATCCAAGTTACCTGTTTTATTCTCATATGATTTTCTCATTATTTGTaacgattttttttaaataagtgcTAAAGGTTTCAAAAAGACGATCGAAGAAAAGAGGCTAGAGGATAGAGAATAAGGGAGATGAGAGCAGTACCTTCTCCATACCCTTCTGATCGGCCATGGCTTTGCAAAGAGAGAAAACCTAGAGTTGAATTAATTagcaaaatgaaaaacatgttAAGGTGTAACTATGCTATATATTTGGAGTCTCATTGAGGCATGCAAGGAAATATAAGTTGAATATTGTACAATTTACTTTTCTCTTAGAATGTATGATATCCATAGCTGTTATTTACGTATATTACGTAGTCATAAACaatgtaaattttctttttcttttaactttctatacaattaaaaaacaatcaaatttgtaagtttttttttggtagaatcaAAATTGTAAGTTTAGTATTATAAGAATGAAATAataaaaggaaaggaaaaaaaaaaaatggaaattccGGAGTGAGGTGACCTAAGAAGAGGAGATCCTACGGCTGTGAATGTGATGACTCAAACTTATCCTTTTCCATAAGTTTGTAACACGTCCGGATGGGAGTGTAATCCGAGTTATTGTATTTGCAGCACTTAAGTGAAAGAGTAGTGTCTGTGTGTCCAACCGGTCAAGTGTGGAGATCCCCGTGAagaaaaataactatattttctaatgaaaaactattttaattacaaaataactaaatttttccTTAGGTGTTGTGcaaacataacttttttttttcttttcaaattctaaaatatgTATACTTTTATGTAGATTTACGTGGTTGTTATTAGTGAtgaaaactttttgtttttttctaatagtGATGAAATTTCATATACTTTCATAAAAACTAATACAACGTTGATAGTTCGACAACTTTCAGAAAATGCATGTTTCCGTAAATTTTAATctataatttatgaaaaatgtcGGATAAAAAATGTTGTTTAGCTTTCGTTTCGCTGATAATGAAACATTAGAGTTTGGGGAAATATTACTTGTTGACGAAACTATCCAAAACCTTAATGTTAAATTTACCATGTTCTTGGGAGAATAGAGGCAATGATAAATGTAAAATcacttatatatttgttatgtttcacTCTATGGCCATCAATGAATGCTAATTTAAAACTTGGTTATAGGAtgttgtttttaacttttggattttagtttttagttttaggttttgctattagatatttgttttaaaaattccaaaattagaTCTCCTACATTATAGGagaatttataatctaaaaacTTGAAATGGGAGATTACAGCAAAAAGGTTTTCCTAAGTTATAAGGAAATAGAAATACTGTAGGTTTTTTGATTGGTATGAAATTAAGTATTGAAatgataaaatttgaaataaatggGCTGACCTTGTGATATTATATTGATTACTGGAACAGGTCGGAGACTCAGAGAGTGACCTTTTCTCGCTCGtccatttaaattaattaatgggAAATGTGTAGAGTTGACATATATTATACTAGTAGCTACttaattgatttgataattgtTTGGGCAAAAGTAATCGATTCGTTTAGAGATTACGGAAACATGAAATATATGTTGAATAATTGCTTTTTATTAATCAAGGTATCGAGCTCAAATGCAAGAGTTCAAGGCAAAACAAGTCAATTTAAGAACCCTAGCAATGCTTTGGAATTGAGTCGTGTGGCTGTGTTTTTGGTCTCTTGCTTCGCTTTCGATCTCGTGTCGTATTGTGTTAATATCGCTTCATTTATATAGAGAAGTCCCTTTACCCTAATCCTCATGGGAGTTGGGCTTGAGCCATCGCCTCTACATGAGATAATGTCGTTTTGAATATTCTCCTCAAGAGATAGACTCGAATGTTCTCTTAACGATATTGGTAGCAATATCCTGTTGTGGCCCGTATTGACTCATTGTTTACCATTACGGCATGTTACCGTTACGGCCCATATTGACTCAATGTTCACCGTGACCCAATATTATAGAGAATGCATAATCCTctattatttatagaatatatcataattataatagaatttatctGTTATAACTTACATGATTAAAATTATGTCTAACAGTTTGCCTGTCTATTTTCTTAGTAAGAATTTAGAGAGTAGTGTAGTCTAAaggtattattttaataaagcATAGTTAATAAAGTTTCATGACCAATTGAATAACGTACCTTACGTATACGCTTCTTTGTGCACCTAGTTTCGATTATGCCATATTAAGGTCTTCGTGGCCTGCTTTTTCCTTTGAAATGGGCTTTAATTTCTGGCCCATTACGAAGTGAAGTTGACAAGTAGTCCATGTgaatttttgtttccatttgtcTTTGGTAGTCGTTTCTTTCAAAGGGTTTTCACGGACCCTAGAAGCCATTTTTGTGGCTGTGTCCTTTTAGGAAACCGTTGATAGATCTGCTTCTTTTTAGAAGACCGTTCATAGATCTGCTTCACTCTTTGTTGGATGAGCTTGGGTAAGTTGAATTCGTGTATATGCTTTTGGATTTCAGTAGCTATAATCGCTACTTTTTCAATCTCTGTCGTTAATTCTCCTCTTTGTTTCACATTTGACAGGAGCTTGCCACACCACTTTTCCTCTTTGCTTGTgaagttcttttttctttggtaatCTTCAGGtaaatctctcaatctctccgTGTCATATCTATGCTTTTCTCCATTTCTCTTAACTCCACAACTCATACTCGGCCATAGTCTTCGAGGTGAGTTGCAGTTCTGGTTTGAGCGTTAAATCGAAGATGACCTCCAGAAACATTCCTCATGATGTCAAGATTCTTATCAACAACCCACCATCGGCTTTAAGGGAGGGCGACATTGTGGAACTTAAAACTACTTACGGCCTATCACCTTCCCTGGTTTTGAGACTTCCGACGTCTTTGGAGAGAGCGTCAGACGCGAAGCCTGATGAGATCGTTATCTACGACAGCTACTTCGCTGCGGGTATGCACGAGGTGGTTCCTTCACTCGTTGCTAAAATGGCTACGCATTTCGCGATTTCACCTGGCCAATTCTATCCATCTGCGTGGAGACTGTTGATCGCTATCCAAGCGTTTGGGGAACTAGAGTCCATTCCCATAGGAGTAGAAGAGGTCCTGTATGTGTACTACCTAATACCATTCAAGGTTGATCCTGGTCGGTATTCAATGCACACGCGAACTGGTCCTACCCTAGCAATGGAACTTGGTTCCAGTGCGAAGAGAACACTTGAAATGAGATGGCGAGAGAGACATGTCTTCATGAAAGTGGGACATGAACCGGGTTTTCCTACCTCTTGGTTTGTTGCAGGTGGGAAATGTTATTCCTACATCTAACCATCTGAATTCATGTGAGACTAACTCGTATTTTACGCTTGTCTTGCATGTGTGTAGGAAAACCCGGACCAAACCTGATCCCGTAGGTAGAGCTGGTGCTTTCAAGGTGTTGAGTCGTCAGCCATCTTATCGCACCGTACAGTTCCTCACTAGCAAATTTGCTTTAGAGAATACTACTATCTGGGGTTAGATAGCCTATTCCATTTGATTTATTGTTGAGTTTcgcttttttgttttcaaagtcGCTGATGTATCTTTTTTCTACTAACTTTATTCTGATTTCTTCCTATACTTGCAGGGTTTAACATGTCGAATAGCCAACCAACTCCCACATCGACTGCCTTTGAGCGTTTCATGACGGCTTCAGGGAAACTAGCAGAAGCCAATCCATGTACATCACTTCAAGCACCAACTGACCCTGGAGATGACGTTCAGTGCCTAGGAGATCGCCCTGCGAATAAACGTAAGGCTCGCTGTGACACTACAACTTCATCGGAGGCGAGAAGGTCAAGGACGGATTCTACTGTTGCGGTTGTACCTCCTTCTAATGGGTCAATGATCAACCCTGACGCTTCATGGGTTGCCGAAGAGCTGAAGTCAAAGATTCTCGCCCATGACTTTGAATCGTTAGCCAACGTTGGGATTGCCCCCACTGTTGATGAAGCCTTCTTTGACCTTCTCAAGGTACCTTAGTTATTAGCATGTCAAATTATGACATTAGGCCTCCCGTTTTGACGTTTTTGCCTCCTTTTCCTTAACCGTTCCagtgttttctctttttttttttaaaggcgATGTCATCACTTCACCTTGTTGAGAAAAAGCTTTCCTCTGAACATCAAATCAATGAGAGACTGAAGCGTGAGTTGAGTAATGAGAAATCAAAAACTGCTTTGGCTCATGAGACCATTGCCTTCAAGAACCGTGACATCGCTACTTTGGAGGCCAAATTGGTTGAACGCGACCATGCCACGACTGATCTCAAAGCCGACAACTAGAGATCGCTAGGTGAAAAGGGAGTGCTTCAAGACGAGATTGCTTCTCTCAAGAAGCGAATTGAGGTCCTAAAGTATGAGCTGGATTTTTACTTGAACGAGGCAACAATCATAGCTCGATGGGAGGCATTGCGTGAATGCCTGCTTGGAGAGCACAAGAAATGGGATTTACATGAAGTGGAAATGCAGTACCAAACCGTCATGCGGAGTCAACCTCTGTTTAAGGGGATGCCTCCTCCTACCTTTGGGGATTCCCTTGCTCAGATCGGGGCTCAAGAGCAGGTTGACTCAAGGCTAGATGAATCAGAGCCCATTGCACCATGATCGATGATTTCCTTCCCTTGCTATGACTTATTTAGCTTTTGTCTTTCAGTTCCAGTAGAACATTGTTGAACTTAGCGTCTTGTGGTGATTTGCATTTCATGAACACTAAATCCCTTGTCGGTGTTTTGTGTGTTATTAAATAAATTCCAAGTTGTAACCATTCGCAATGACACCGTGTTGCCTTGAAGTAACGTTTTTCTTGAagttgaccttttttttttttttttttggttcacaccAACTACAAAAGGATGATGCTGTTGCAACCAAGTTACTTGAATTGGCAAATGAGATACATATTGGTTCCACATTGGCTCCAATTTCTCTGTTTAGCCTTATTCAGTTAGCACATTGGCCTCACATCGGCTTTTTAAACGATAAAGTTATCGTAAGTTACCTGAATCGGCTACGACTTGAATTCACATTGGCTCCAATAATTTGAATCGGATACACGGTTGACTCGGTGTTGGTCTAATATGTCATCTGTCCACACCCACCTTATTAATTTGGACGCACTTTGACTCCTGGTTGGCTCTAAGACACCAATTTTTTCTTAACCAATTTCATGAATTGGATGTACGTTGACTACGTATTTGCTTTAAAACGCCAATTTGGCTTTAACTAATTTCATGAATTGGCTGCACACTCACTATGCATTGGTTTTGAATAGACAATGTGGCTTTAACCAATTACATGAATTGGTTACACATTGAGTCTAAATCGGTTTTAAAATAACAATGTGGTTCCTAAACAATCTTTTAAATTGGCTACAAACTGATTCTACATTGGCTTTTAAATAGACAATGTGGTCTCTAACCAACTACATGAATTGGCTCCAATTACATGAATTGGCTTTTACATAGACAATGTGGTCCCTAACCAACTACAtgaattggctacacattgaCTTTACATTGGCTTTTAAATAGACAACGTGGTCTCTAACCAATTACGTGAATTGGCTCCAATTACATGAATTGGCTTTTAAATAGACAACGTAGTCTCTAACCAATTACGTGAATTGGTTCCAATTACATGAATTGGCTTTTTGTAGAAACTAGAGAAGGGTTTAGGGGAAAActctttattattatgttgtctTTCTTAATCAATGATACAAGGGTTTATATAACACTAGGTCTTAGGGTTTATAACAATATTAGGGTTTATAATAACTGACATAACAAAGCCCAACATGGACTGTCGGCCCATACACCAATACTCCCCCGCACGACAAACGTGGGGCGCAAAACGCAAACTTTGCAATAGAAAAGCGGAACATGTATGTCGTGGACACTTGTCAAGTACAGACAAATCATGTCAACAAACTCCTCCAGGCATAAACTTTAATCTTAAAAATAGGGGTGGAACTTTAACTCGTCTTCGGTCTTCGGTAAAAGGGAATAACAACATCCCGTGGGTGCAAATCCTACAATCTCCACAAATAATTGTCCTAATCTTGGACAGTCCACAAATCGGACTAAAAAGATATTGACCTAAAACATGAGCGTTCCAAACAACTCCCCCGTAATGGTAAAACtattaccaaataaaaacttagaaaaatcATAACCAAACCCATGTAAACCATGAACCCTAGAACCCTAGAACCATCATCAAttgtttaaataaaagtaaaccCCAATTAAATATTGCAATAAAATAAGACCCAAAACTAGTAAAAAAAACCTATGGCAATACTCATAAGCACCAACCCAAAATTTTGATTAactaaagaaacaataataaactaaaaccATGCATGTGTATGTCAAACCACACATCAACGTTGCTTCAGGTCATCTTCGTCGGGTTCGTCTTTATCACCACCATCGTCTTCACATCCCATGATCATTGGGATCACAAGAACACTAACGCGGAAGCTTTAATTTTGATCCACAAGAATcgtctgctctgataccatgtagaaacTAGAGAAGGGTTTAGGGGAAAActctttattattatgttgtctTTCTTAATCAATGATACAAGAgtttatataacactagatctTAGGGTTTATAACAATATTAGGGTTTATATGACATAACAAAGCCCAACATGGACTGTCGGCCCACACACCAATACTTTTACATAGACAATGTGGTTCTTAATCAATTTCTTAAATTGGCTCCAGTTACATGAATTGGCTTTTACATGGACAATGTGGTTaataaccaatttcttgaattggttaCACATTGTTCTCACATTGGTTCTAAAAATAACGATTGGCCATAGCAATTTCAGGGTTCGTGACTCAATTAAAGCGTTTCATAGCTCATTTTCTTTGTTAGCAAGTGTTTTGCTGTCAAGTTTGCTAATTTTGGATCAGACCATCAGGTGGATTCCAGATTTATTACAATCCTATAAGGATGTCTCGCTAATAGGCAGTTGTAACGAATGTTTCCCGTTTCAGGTGATTACCCAGATTCTGCAAAGAGCCTATTGTTCATGTATTCATGTATTAATGACTTCAATGCCCAATGTGTTAAAAAGCAGGTCACATAGACCAAAACTCAGTTTTATTAAAACCATTGTCTATAACTTGAGACATGTAGTGTTGATCCTTTGGAGAGCcacaaacaccaaaaataaataatcaaaaaccaAGAACCCAAATCGTTAAAAGTAGTATTTCTTCAGATGCAGGGCATTCCAGCTATTGGGAAAAGTTTTTCATTTGTTGTCTTGCAACTTATAAGCTCCTAATCCACAAACTTCAATGAATTTGTAAGGACCTTCCCAAGTGGGGCCGAGTTTCCCAGCTCCTTGTTCCATTGTATTTTGAAAGGTACGTCGCAAGACCCAGTCTCCTACTTGGAATGTCTGTGTCCTGACATTTTTGTTGTAGCTTCTGGCCACTTCCTGTTGATAACaccaattttggatttttgctGCTTCTCGTTTCTCGTCTAGTAGATCGAGTCCAAGACTCATCAACTCTTCGTTTTCCTGTAAGTTAGGGTGTTCAGTCCTTACCGTTTTCACGCTTATTTCGTAGGGTATTACCGCTTCTATCCCATACACAAGTGAAAACGGTGTTTCACCGGTTGATGACTTAGTGGTGGTGCGGTAAGCCCATAACACGCCTGGAAGCTCTTCTACCCAATTTCCTTTAGCCTTTTGAAGGCGTTTCTTCAACAGTTGcacaattgttttgtttgaagattCCGTTTGACCATTGGATTGCGGATGCCTTGGCGTTGCGAAGCTTAGTTTTATGCCCCAATCTTCACAGAATTCCTTCACCTTGTTACATGAAAGTTGGGGTCCGTTGTCAGTGACAATTTCATAAGGCACTCCAAATTTGCATATAACATTCTTCCATATAAAGCTTTTGACTTCCTCTGCTTTGACTTGGCTAAACGCCTCTGCTTCTACCCACTTTGTGAAGTAATCAGTTACTGCCAATAGAAAAACTTTTTGAGCTGGTGTCGTTGGCAGTTTCCCGAATATGTTCATGCCCCACTTCATGAATGGCCACGGAGAACTAATTGTCTTCAAGTTTTTTGGTGGTATTCTCGAGATATTagcaaaaatttgatatttgttaCAGTGGCGAACGAATCGTACGACATCCTCGCTCATCGTAGTCCAGTAATATCCAGCTCTTTTGGCTCTAAGCACTAGGCTTCGTGCGCCTGAGTGGTTTCCACATTCTCCTAAATGCAATTCTGCCAAAACTGTTTGAGCTTCAACCGTCGTAATACACTTCAAGTAGGGGTCAGAAAATGACCTACGGTAAAGTTGTCCTCCGCTGAGAATAAATCGTGCAGCTTGCTGCTTGATCTTTCTGCATTCAGCATGATGCATTGGCAGCATGCCATCTCGAAGATAGTTGAGGATTGGAGTCATCCAATTCACCGTTTCACCGACTGTCATGACATGAGACTTTTGCGGTTCCACTACTTGGTTAGTCGCTGGCCATTGTACGATCAGTAGTGGTACACTGACTGAGGTGTCCGTTTTCAGTGTGGATCCAAGGTTGGCGAGTGCATCTGCATGATTGTTTTCCTCCCTTCGGATCTGATTAATCTTGCAGCTATTAAACTCTCTGATAAGTTCCTTCGTCACACTCAAATATCTAGCCATACTAGAATCATTGGCTTGATAATCCCCTTGGGTTTGATTGACAATTAGCTGTGAGTCGCTGAAAACTTCTAAGTTCTAAGCTCCAAATTCTCGAGCCAATGTTAGACCCGCTATCAGTGCCTCATACTCTGCTTCATTGTTCGTGGCTCTGAAATTGCATATGACAGCTCTTGAAGCTATCTCACCCATAGGAGACATAAGAACCAAGCCGAGGCCAGTTCCTCAAATATTGCTAGAACCGTCGACATAGAGCTTCCATTCGCCGTTTCTTGCCCCTTCATGGAGCATTTTCACTTCTTCTATCACTTCTGGGATCATGTTTGGTGCAAACACTCCGACAAAATCGGCCAATACTTGAGATTTGATAGCTGTGGTTGGTCTATATATAACGTCATACTCTCCAAGTTTGACTGCCTACTTAGCCAATCTCCCTGACACCTCTGGCTTGTGGAGCACTGCCTTGATGGGTGATGAGGTTACTAACACAATAGGGTGAGCTTGGAAGTATGGACGCAGCTTCCTCGCCGCTGTTATTAATGCAAGCGCTAGCTTTTCCAGGTGGTTGTAACTTGTTTCGGCTTCTAAGAGAGACTTGCTCACATAGTACACAagatattgtttgttttcttcttcacgtATGAAGACTCCACTGACTGCATGTTCTGACACAGCAAGATACAGCAATAACACTTCTCCGTCCTCAGCTTTTGACAAAACCGG from Camelina sativa cultivar DH55 chromosome 3, Cs, whole genome shotgun sequence includes:
- the LOC104779240 gene encoding uncharacterized protein LOC104779240; the encoded protein is MADQKGMEKVTWMKLKTEPLSSEKNFAQVRKALCSIPQVRDQKFDEGSNTVTIKVVCCSPEKVMDKLCSKGRGSIKLIETIDPPKPPAEKPKEPAKPKEAEKPKEPEKPKPALPPAPASSSKAVMVAQPYYSPVMGQPAPWYNEPNYGWSRPNGYDERVVHDSYTGQPPPYYGGGSDYSSECSIM
- the LOC104777856 gene encoding uncharacterized protein LOC104777856, coding for MTASGKLAEANPCTSLQAPTDPGDDVQCLGDRPANKRKARCDTTTSSEARRSRTDSTVAVVPPSNGSMINPDASWVAEELKSKILAHDFESLANVGIAPTVDEAFFDLLKAMSSLHLVEKKLSSEHQINERLKRELSNEKSKTALAHETIAFKNRDIATLEAKLVERDHATTDLKADN
- the LOC104777855 gene encoding mitochondrial import receptor subunit TOM6 homolog, with the translated sequence MFPGMFMRKPDKAVALKQLRTHVALFGGWVVIVRAVPYVLSYFSDSKDELKIEF